CTGCCGCTGTTCGATGCCGGCCGCACCGAGGGCAACCTGGACGTGGCCAAGGCGCGCAAGGTAGTGGCCGTCGCAGATTACGAGAAGACCATCCAGCTGGCATTCCGCGAGGTGGCCGATCAATTGTCCGCACGCTCCTCGCTGGCTTCGCAGATGCGCTCGTCCACCGCCAACCTGAAGGCGCAGCAGCGTCGACTGCTGATTTCGCGCGCCCGCTACGATGGTGGCATGACCGGCTACCTGGAGGTGCTGGAAAGCGAACGCGAGTTGGTGGCCGCCCAGCAGATCGACGCCCAGGTGCGCCGCGCCCAGCTCGAATCGGCGGCGCTGCTGTACAAAGCGCTGGGCGGCGGCACGCAAGGCAACGAGACGACACTCTCGGCTCGCTGAACGCAAGCTCCAACTCGCCAAGCCTGCCCACATCTCCGGAATCACCCTAATCCATGTCCGTCACCGACACCCTCATCCGCGCCATCGGCCTGCAGAACGAGCGCCAGCCCGAGGCCGCCTCGGAGCTGTTCAATGAAGTTCTGGCGGTCGATGAGCACAACGCCGCCGCGCTGTATTCGCTGGCGGTGATCGTGATGCAGGCCGGCGACGCGGCGGGCGCGCTGGCACTGTCGGCGCGTGGCCTGCAACACAACCCGCAGTTCGCTCCGCTGCATTACGTACACGGAGCAGTGCTGCAAGCGCTGGACCGCAGAGACGAGGCACTGCAAAGCTTCGATGCGGCGCTGGCCCTGCAGCCCGACTATGTGGAGGCGCTGTTGAACAGCGGCGTGCTGCTGCGCAACATGTTCCGCCACCAGGAGGCGCTTGAGCGCTTCAACCGTGTGGTCACCATCGATCCTAACCATGTCACGGCGTTGGGTAACTTCGGCATTTTGCTGACTGAATTCAAGCAGAGCGAACAAGCTATCAAGGCCTTCGAGCGGCTGTTGGCCTTGGCGCCTGGCTACGACTATGCACCCGGCTTGCTGTTTTACGAACGCATGCATATCTGCGACTGGCGCGGCTTCGACGAGCTGACCCAGCGCCTGGTCGAGGGCGTGCGAGCCGGCCAGCGGGCCTGCAAGTCGCTGGCCTTCATGTCGGCATCGGACCAAGCCGCCGACCACCTCCTGGCCGCCAAGACCTTCGCCGCCCATTACTGCCCGCCGAAGCCGGTGGCGTTTTGGCGTGGCGAGCGCTACCGGCACAGCAAGATCCGCCTGGCCTATGTGTCGCCCGACTTCCGCGAACACCCGGTCGGCCACCTGATGGCAGGCGTGTTCGAGCAGCACGACAAGGGTCGCTTCGAGACCATCGCCATCTCGCTGGGCATCGACGACCAGAGTCGACTGAGGGCGCGCATGGTAGGCGCCTTCGACCACTTCATCGACGCACGTGGCATGGGCTCCGAAGAGGTGGCGCGCAAGATGCGCGAGATGGAAGTTGATATCGCCGTGGACTTGGGCGGGTACACGAGCGACACCCGTACCGATATCTTCGCCTACCGGCCTGCGCCGGTGCAGGTCAATTACCTTGGTTACCCGGGCACCATGGGCACGCCGTTCCACGACTACATCATTGCCGACCGATACACCATTCCGCCTGAGCATCAGACCCTGTACACCGAGCGCGTGGTCTACCTGCCCGACACCTACCTGCCCACTGACAACAGCGTGCAGATCGCCGACAACACACCGTCCCGGGCGGAGTGCGGCCTGCCCGAAGCCGGCTTCGTGTTCTGCTCGTTCAGTCATGACTACAAAATCTCGCCGCCGGTGTTCGGCGTGTGGATGCATCTGCTGGCCCAGGTGCCGGGCAGCGTGCTGTGGTTGGTGTCGCGTGGCGAAGTGGCCCAGCGCAACCTGCGCGCGGCGGCCGAAGCCCGCGGCATCGACCCTGCGCGCCTAGTGTTCGCGGGCCGCGTGCCGCGGGTAGAGGACCACCTTGCCCGCTATCGCCAAGCCGACCTGTTCCTCGACACGCATCCCTACAACGCGCACACCACCGCGGCCGATGCGCTGATGGCCGGCCTGCCGGTTGTTACCTGCATGGGCGGCTCGTTTCCCTCGCGGGTGGCGGGCAGCCTGCTGCATGCTCTGGGGGTGCCCGAACTGGTGACGCAGTCGCTTGAAGGCTACGAAGCACTGGCCCTGGGCCTGGCGCGCGACCCTCAGGGCCTGGCCGCGCTGAAAGCCAAAATTGCGGCTAATCAGAACACCCATTCGCTGTTTGATACGGCCCGCTTCTGCATTAACCTCGAAGCAGTCT
This sequence is a window from Rhodoferax sp. WC2427. Protein-coding genes within it:
- a CDS encoding tetratricopeptide repeat protein — translated: MSVTDTLIRAIGLQNERQPEAASELFNEVLAVDEHNAAALYSLAVIVMQAGDAAGALALSARGLQHNPQFAPLHYVHGAVLQALDRRDEALQSFDAALALQPDYVEALLNSGVLLRNMFRHQEALERFNRVVTIDPNHVTALGNFGILLTEFKQSEQAIKAFERLLALAPGYDYAPGLLFYERMHICDWRGFDELTQRLVEGVRAGQRACKSLAFMSASDQAADHLLAAKTFAAHYCPPKPVAFWRGERYRHSKIRLAYVSPDFREHPVGHLMAGVFEQHDKGRFETIAISLGIDDQSRLRARMVGAFDHFIDARGMGSEEVARKMREMEVDIAVDLGGYTSDTRTDIFAYRPAPVQVNYLGYPGTMGTPFHDYIIADRYTIPPEHQTLYTERVVYLPDTYLPTDNSVQIADNTPSRAECGLPEAGFVFCSFSHDYKISPPVFGVWMHLLAQVPGSVLWLVSRGEVAQRNLRAAAEARGIDPARLVFAGRVPRVEDHLARYRQADLFLDTHPYNAHTTAADALMAGLPVVTCMGGSFPSRVAGSLLHALGVPELVTQSLEGYEALALGLARDPQGLAALKAKIAANQNTHSLFDTARFCINLEAVYIAMWRTQELGNVADALAPARNTN